GCCGAGCGTCGACGCCACACGAGCATCCGCGCCTCGAAAGCAATGAAGCCGATGACGAAAGGCGTCGGTATGCCGACCTGAAAGCGCAGGCCGGGATCGGTTCGCCGCATGTCAGCCAGCGCCTCGAGGGCGCGGTCGGTTTCCGCCGCATAGCCGAGCGCGGCGTCGAGATCGGCTTCGGTCAGCGACCGGCCTTCCTTCAGCCGAAAGGTGTTGCGGGAACGCAGCGTCGACCAATCCCCGCGGCGCACGGGCGCCAGCGCCGGAATGTTGTCGAGCCGGTCGATGATCGGCCTGATGTACCACTGGGCGCGATAGGGATCCGCCTCACCGCCGGGTAGTACGCCGTCCAGATATTCACCGGCGGTATCGACGGCGAACGCCATAGCCTTCTCTGGAGTGTCCAACTGTCCGGGCAAGCTGCCCACGAAGTGAATCCTGCGCTTAGGCTGCACCGCGCCAGTGTTGCACATCGGCTCTCCACCAGGACCGTCCGAGGGTCATCCGCACGAAGTGGGGTCGGTGCGCGCGGCGATATGGCCGTCAGGCCGGACGACGATGAGAGTTCCAGGTCGAGCGTCGTAGTCGCGGAAGGCGTGACCGTCGGTGTCGATGACGTGGCGGCCGATTCCCCGATCGTCCGGGCACTGCCCTGGGCCGTGCACCACCCAGACGTGGACATCGGGATCGGTTGTGCAAGGCGCGTTTTCGCCGAAGGACAGGTGGGTGTGCTGCGGCCCGCGGTAGAGGTCGAAAAGCCGTAGGCGCTGTCCGGCGGTGTCGGTGACGGATGCGTCGGGTGCGCGGTCGCCTGGAACGAGGGTGCCGGTGGCGGCCGGATCACGATAGGTGATGTCGAGCTGGTGAGTATGGTCCCGGCGGTGGGCGTCCTCGGCCCCGCTGGTGGCGCGGTGCAGCAATGCCGTGCTGATGCCGAGGACATCGGCGGCGACGGCGCGGCGTTCGACCTCGTAGGTGTCGAGGAGATCGTCGTCGCCGGTGGCGAGTTTCCAGCCGAGATTGTAGGCATCCTGGATGCCGGTGTTCAGTCCCTGCCCGCCGGTGGGCGGGTGGACATGGGCGGCGTCGCCGGCCAGCAAGACCCGGCCGGACCGGAATCGTCTGGCCAGGCGGATGTTCGGGCGCCACACAGTGCACCAGTTCAGGTCGGTCAGGCGGATATCGGCGCGGCCGGAGTAGGTGTCGACGGCGTCTTGGAGCAGGTCGAGGCCGGGTTCGAGCCCCGCGTGCAGCGGCATGCCGACTTGGAAGTGCCGGCGCCCGGGTAGCGGAGAGAAGACGATCCCGGTGGTGGCGTCGGCGGAAGCGAACCAGTGACCGTGCGTGTGATCGAGGGCGTCGGCACGGACATCACCGAGCAGCAGACGGGTGGATTCGTCTGTGGAACCGTCGAATTCGATCCCGAGCGTGCGGCGCACGAGGCTGTGCGCGCCGTCCGCGCCGATCAGATAGTCGGCTCGGACGATTTCGGTGGTTCCCGCGTGTACCAGGGTCGCCGTGACTCCGGTGTCGTCAGCCGCGAATCCTGCTGATTCCGTGGCGAGTTCGACCTCGACACCGAACTCCGCCAAGCGTGCGCGCAGGATCGCCTCGGTATCGGCTTGGCCGAGTGTCCACGGATTCGGATAAGGCACAGCAGAACTCGGCGGTTTCGGGTCGGTCATGCGCAGTTCGCGCTGCGTGGTGCCGGCACGGTAGGCGATGACGATCGGTTGCGGCGCACCGGCATGCCGCACGCGGTCGATGATGCCGAGGTCGTCGAAGACTTCGAGCGTGCGTGGCTGAAGGGTATCGCCCCGGGAACCGGTCGCGTGCCGCACCGCCTTGTCGACGATCCGGACCGGGATTCCGCGGCGAGCGAGGTCGATGGCCAAGGTCAGGCCGGTGGGTCCGGCCCCGCTGATGAGAGTGTGGGTGCGCATGGGCAATATCTCCGGGGTGGGTCAGCCGGGTGTGACGAGACCGGTTTCGTAGGCCGCGATCGCGGCCTGGGTGCGGTCACGCAGCCGCAGTTTGGCCAGGATCCGGCCGACGTGGGTCTTCACGGTTTCCTCTGCGATGCCGAGGGTTTCGGCGATTTCGGCGTTGGATAGCCCGCGGGCGATCAGGGTCAGCACCTGGGTTTCGCGGTCGGTGAGTGCCCGTAGGCGCGCCGCGTCCGGCCGGGGCCGGGCGGGTAAGCGCGCGAACTCGTCCAGCAGACGCCGGGTGACCGAAGGCGCGAGCATCGCGTCCCCCAGCGCGATCGTGCGGACGCTGTCCACGATCGCGAGCCCGCTGGCGTCCTTGAGCAGAAAGCCGCTGGCTCCGGCGCGGAGCGCGCGGAATACATATTCGTCGAGATCGTAGGTGGTCAGCACGATCACCCGGGTGGGTGCGCCGGAGGCGACGATGCGAGCGGTGGCCTCGAGCCCGTCGAGTCGCGGCATCCGGATATCCATCAGCACCACGTCCGGTCGGCAGTCGGCCGTCAGCCGGGCCGCTTCGACGCCGTCGGCGGCCTCGCCGACCACCTCGATATCCGGCTGGGCGTTCAGCAGCACCGAGAGTCCATCGCGGATCAGGGGCTGGTCGTCGGCGATCAGCACGCGAATAGTCATCGTGTGTTCGTCTCCGTGAGCGGCAGGACGGCCCGGACGGAGTAGCCGCCCTCCGGTGTCGGCATGGTCTCGAGACCGCCACCCAAGACGGCGACGCGTTCGCGCATTCCGATCAGCCCACGACCGCCGCTTCGCGACGGCACAGCGGTGCCCCCGTGCCCGTTGGTCACCGATATCTCCAGTTCCGCAGTGCGATAACACAGTTCGATTCGAATATCGGCCCCGGGCGCGTGCCGTACCGCATTGCTCAGCGCTTCCTGCACGATGCGGTACGCGCAGATCTCCACGCCCGTCGCAAGCTCCCGCACCGACCCCTCGCGGCGCAAGAACACCTGGCGTCCAGCCGCCTGGATGCCCTCGACCAGGCCGTCGATATCGGCGATGCGGGGCTGCGGCTGGGTGGGCCCGTCGGCTTCGGCGTGCAGGACGTCGAGAACGCGCCGCATCTCGCTCAGGGCCGCCGAGGCCCCCGCGTGGATCGCGGACAGACTCGTCAGCAACTCCGGCGGCGGGTCGGCGACACGGTAGCGCGCGGATTCGGCCTGGATCGCGATCACCGACATGTGGTGGGCGACCACGTCGTGCAACTCACGCGCGATCCGGGCCCGCTCCTCGAGCAGCACGGTGCGTTGCTGCTGGTGCGCCGATGCCCGCGCCTGCTCGTACGCGGCGCGGCGGGCGTCGATCACCGCCCGCACCGCCGCCGCGGCCACCAGCACCAAACCCGCCAGCACCGCGGACCCGACGATATCGGTCCACTGCGCGTGCGGCAT
This genomic stretch from Nocardia brasiliensis ATCC 700358 harbors:
- a CDS encoding FAD-dependent monooxygenase; translated protein: MRTHTLISGAGPTGLTLAIDLARRGIPVRIVDKAVRHATGSRGDTLQPRTLEVFDDLGIIDRVRHAGAPQPIVIAYRAGTTQRELRMTDPKPPSSAVPYPNPWTLGQADTEAILRARLAEFGVEVELATESAGFAADDTGVTATLVHAGTTEIVRADYLIGADGAHSLVRRTLGIEFDGSTDESTRLLLGDVRADALDHTHGHWFASADATTGIVFSPLPGRRHFQVGMPLHAGLEPGLDLLQDAVDTYSGRADIRLTDLNWCTVWRPNIRLARRFRSGRVLLAGDAAHVHPPTGGQGLNTGIQDAYNLGWKLATGDDDLLDTYEVERRAVAADVLGISTALLHRATSGAEDAHRRDHTHQLDITYRDPAATGTLVPGDRAPDASVTDTAGQRLRLFDLYRGPQHTHLSFGENAPCTTDPDVHVWVVHGPGQCPDDRGIGRHVIDTDGHAFRDYDARPGTLIVVRPDGHIAARTDPTSCG
- a CDS encoding response regulator — translated: MTIRVLIADDQPLIRDGLSVLLNAQPDIEVVGEAADGVEAARLTADCRPDVVLMDIRMPRLDGLEATARIVASGAPTRVIVLTTYDLDEYVFRALRAGASGFLLKDASGLAIVDSVRTIALGDAMLAPSVTRRLLDEFARLPARPRPDAARLRALTDRETQVLTLIARGLSNAEIAETLGIAEETVKTHVGRILAKLRLRDRTQAAIAAYETGLVTPG
- a CDS encoding sensor histidine kinase; translation: MTIRIGERWMVPAVLAVAVFVFVVVDHTLVSDTDLGLRQSTGLALLQALAIVLQLRFAVLGWLVSAVALGYASIAVGGPSWVEPMFNSYLVVLALLAVRVPWRTAAVVWAATAGMGAVLTFAMPHAQWTDIVGSAVLAGLVLVAAAAVRAVIDARRAAYEQARASAHQQQRTVLLEERARIARELHDVVAHHMSVIAIQAESARYRVADPPPELLTSLSAIHAGASAALSEMRRVLDVLHAEADGPTQPQPRIADIDGLVEGIQAAGRQVFLRREGSVRELATGVEICAYRIVQEALSNAVRHAPGADIRIELCYRTAELEISVTNGHGGTAVPSRSGGRGLIGMRERVAVLGGGLETMPTPEGGYSVRAVLPLTETNTR